In Phyllostomus discolor isolate MPI-MPIP mPhyDis1 chromosome 3, mPhyDis1.pri.v3, whole genome shotgun sequence, a single genomic region encodes these proteins:
- the ELOB gene encoding elongin-B isoform X2: MDVFLMIRRHKTTIFTDAKESSTVFELKRIVEGILKRPPDEQRLYKDDQLLDDGKTLGECGFTSQTARPQAPATVGLAFRADDAFEALRIEPFSSPPELPDVMKPQDSGSSANEQAVQ; the protein is encoded by the exons ATG GACGTGTTCCTCATGATCCGGCGCCACAAGACCACCATCTTCACGGACGCCAAGGAGTCGAGCACCGTGTTCGAGCTGAAGCGCATCGTCGAGGGCATCCTCAAGCGGCCGCCGGACGAGCAGCGGCTATACAAG GATGACCAACTTCTGGATGACGGCAAGACACTGGGCGAGTGTGGCTTCACCAGTCAAACAGCTCGGCCACAGGCCCCAGCCACTGTGGGACTGGCCTTCCGGGCAG ATGATGCGTTCGAGGCCCTGCGCATCGAGCCCTTCTCCAGCCCACCAGAGCTGCCTGATGTGATGAAGCCGCAGGACTCAGGAAGCAGTGCCAATGAACAAGCTGTGCAGTGA
- the ELOB gene encoding elongin-B isoform X1 — MPARCPQDVFLMIRRHKTTIFTDAKESSTVFELKRIVEGILKRPPDEQRLYKDDQLLDDGKTLGECGFTSQTARPQAPATVGLAFRADDAFEALRIEPFSSPPELPDVMKPQDSGSSANEQAVQ; from the exons ATGCCAGCCCGCTGCCCCCAGGACGTGTTCCTCATGATCCGGCGCCACAAGACCACCATCTTCACGGACGCCAAGGAGTCGAGCACCGTGTTCGAGCTGAAGCGCATCGTCGAGGGCATCCTCAAGCGGCCGCCGGACGAGCAGCGGCTATACAAG GATGACCAACTTCTGGATGACGGCAAGACACTGGGCGAGTGTGGCTTCACCAGTCAAACAGCTCGGCCACAGGCCCCAGCCACTGTGGGACTGGCCTTCCGGGCAG ATGATGCGTTCGAGGCCCTGCGCATCGAGCCCTTCTCCAGCCCACCAGAGCTGCCTGATGTGATGAAGCCGCAGGACTCAGGAAGCAGTGCCAATGAACAAGCTGTGCAGTGA